A part of Desulfomicrobium baculatum DSM 4028 genomic DNA contains:
- a CDS encoding TolC family outer membrane protein, which yields MNAKKLSITLVLAVMFSAGVALAEDSITLQKSVIDTLRYAPRLEMIKHNREAVGHDLDKSKGRWYPKLDIRGGYGTDSYDQENNPDDSDWDSRGEISAILSQRLYDGGEGFSQIRLDERRAASLDYRVFDNAESLALDAVIANMEVYRQRELLFLAEENAKAHRDILGSLQEREEAGAGSVADVKQTQARLSMAQASIEKTRTALQAALNEYQRLTGVLPGKIAMAPYPQNLIPASLDEMTAQAIGNNPKINAAGEDVNAETERVNIAKANYHPYVYAELSSSYSDGVENQEYWERTDAAMVRFNWNLFNGGSDVAAHKATKARKRQAQADKYDLTLAVENETKTTWAQYKSSLSEVKEYTEAVQYNRDTKGIYLEQFGVAQRSLLDVLDSENEVFQSSSQLVTSSVNEQIAAYKLLALSGNLITALGVDPALYKDPAAQIEE from the coding sequence ATGAATGCAAAAAAATTGAGCATTACTCTTGTCCTGGCGGTGATGTTTTCGGCCGGTGTGGCTCTGGCCGAAGATAGCATCACCCTTCAGAAAAGCGTTATCGACACTCTTCGATATGCGCCGCGCCTGGAAATGATCAAACACAACCGCGAAGCAGTGGGCCATGATTTGGACAAGTCCAAGGGCCGCTGGTATCCTAAGCTCGACATTCGTGGCGGATATGGAACGGATTCATACGACCAGGAAAACAATCCTGATGATAGTGATTGGGATTCCCGCGGAGAGATTTCCGCGATTCTGAGCCAGCGCCTCTATGACGGTGGCGAGGGTTTCAGTCAGATTCGTCTGGATGAAAGACGTGCGGCTTCCTTGGACTATCGCGTCTTCGACAACGCCGAGTCCCTGGCCCTGGATGCGGTCATCGCCAATATGGAAGTTTACCGTCAGCGTGAACTGCTCTTCCTGGCCGAAGAAAACGCCAAGGCCCATCGCGATATTCTGGGCTCTCTGCAGGAACGCGAAGAGGCCGGTGCGGGTAGCGTGGCCGACGTGAAACAGACCCAGGCCCGCCTGTCCATGGCCCAGGCCTCCATCGAAAAGACCCGTACGGCTTTGCAGGCAGCCTTGAATGAATACCAGCGTCTGACCGGAGTCCTGCCCGGCAAGATCGCCATGGCGCCCTATCCGCAGAACCTCATTCCCGCTTCTCTGGATGAAATGACTGCCCAGGCCATCGGCAACAATCCCAAGATCAATGCCGCAGGTGAAGACGTCAACGCTGAAACCGAGCGCGTCAACATCGCCAAGGCGAATTATCATCCTTACGTTTATGCCGAACTGTCTTCCTCTTATTCGGACGGCGTTGAAAATCAGGAATATTGGGAGCGCACTGACGCGGCCATGGTCCGCTTCAACTGGAATCTGTTCAATGGTGGCTCCGATGTCGCCGCTCACAAGGCTACCAAAGCCCGCAAGCGCCAGGCCCAAGCCGACAAGTACGACCTGACCCTTGCGGTCGAGAACGAGACCAAGACCACTTGGGCGCAGTACAAGTCCTCGCTGAGCGAAGTGAAGGAATACACCGAGGCCGTGCAGTACAACCGCGACACCAAGGGGATCTACCTGGAGCAGTTCGGCGTGGCACAGCGCAGCTTGCTCGATGTGCTCGATTCCGAGAACGAAGTGTTCCAGTCTTCCAGTCAGTTGGTCACTTCCAGCGTGAATGAGCAGATCGCGGCCTACAAGCTTCTGGCCCTGTCAGGCAACCTGATCACGGCTCTTGGAGTTGATCCGGCCCTGTACAAGGACCCCGCCGCTCAGATTGAAGAATGA